One genomic segment of Streptomyces niveus includes these proteins:
- a CDS encoding VWA domain-containing protein: protein MTTLSKGANLPVTVPSVRAVLSWSAGPGIPDVDGSALLLTDVGQVRSDGDFVFYNQPHHASGAVRHIGKQPGADSVEVDLARLEPGIERVALCASADGGTFGQVPGLRLRLLDAASGAELARFDMEAGSETAYVSGELYRRGGAWKFRAVGQGYASGLAGLATDFGITVDEEPPPVAAPAPVRAPAPVPAPAPAPMPPRAPAAPSVPSPAVGRPGPRLTKGEERLPVDMRKRLSLRKEQVAVSLDKHGVTGVVARVILVLDASGSMSALYTRGVVKNVAERMAAVAAQLDDDGEMQAWTFATNPARLPDLVIGELPEWLRLHVRVGQMSLFGRKKPPKGLVAGQVDMRAVGFQNEEQKVIAEVRAYVRENPVPAPTLVLFFSDGGVYRDAEIERELRAAVEEPVFWQFVGLGRANYGVLQRFDTMAGRRVDNVGFFAVDDIERVSDPELYDRLLSEFPSWLREARQAGILR from the coding sequence GTGACGACACTGAGCAAAGGCGCCAATCTCCCGGTGACGGTCCCCTCCGTGCGGGCCGTCCTCAGCTGGTCGGCGGGGCCCGGCATACCGGACGTGGACGGCTCCGCCCTCCTGTTGACCGACGTCGGACAGGTGCGCTCCGACGGCGACTTCGTCTTCTACAACCAGCCGCACCACGCCTCCGGCGCCGTACGCCACATCGGCAAGCAGCCGGGCGCCGACTCCGTGGAGGTGGATCTCGCCCGGCTGGAGCCGGGCATCGAGCGCGTGGCGCTGTGCGCGTCCGCCGACGGCGGGACGTTCGGGCAGGTGCCCGGGCTGCGGTTGCGGCTGCTGGACGCGGCGTCCGGCGCGGAGCTGGCGCGTTTCGACATGGAGGCCGGCTCGGAGACCGCGTATGTGAGCGGTGAGCTGTACCGGCGGGGAGGCGCGTGGAAGTTCCGGGCGGTCGGGCAGGGGTACGCGAGCGGGCTGGCGGGGCTGGCGACGGACTTCGGCATCACGGTCGACGAGGAGCCACCGCCGGTAGCGGCTCCCGCCCCAGTACGTGCCCCCGCCCCCGTACCGGCTCCTGCCCCGGCGCCGATGCCGCCCCGGGCGCCGGCCGCTCCGTCTGTCCCCTCGCCCGCCGTTGGCCGGCCCGGCCCCCGTCTCACCAAGGGTGAGGAGCGGCTGCCCGTCGACATGCGCAAGCGCCTCTCGCTGCGCAAGGAACAGGTCGCGGTCAGCCTGGACAAGCACGGTGTCACCGGCGTCGTCGCGCGCGTCATCCTCGTCCTCGACGCCTCGGGCTCGATGAGCGCGCTCTACACGCGCGGCGTGGTGAAGAACGTCGCCGAGCGGATGGCGGCCGTCGCGGCGCAGCTCGACGACGACGGCGAGATGCAGGCGTGGACGTTCGCCACCAACCCGGCGCGGCTGCCCGATCTGGTGATCGGCGAGCTGCCCGAGTGGCTGAGGCTGCATGTGCGGGTGGGGCAGATGAGTCTCTTCGGCCGTAAGAAGCCGCCAAAGGGTCTGGTGGCGGGGCAGGTCGACATGCGGGCGGTCGGTTTCCAGAACGAGGAGCAGAAGGTCATCGCGGAGGTGCGTGCGTACGTGCGCGAGAATCCCGTGCCCGCGCCGACCCTGGTCCTGTTCTTCTCGGACGGCGGTGTGTACCGGGACGCCGAGATCGAGCGGGAGCTGCGTGCGGCTGTCGAGGAGCCGGTGTTCTGGCAGTTCGTCGGGCTCGGCAGGGCCAACTACGGGGTGCTGCAACGCTTCGACACGATGGCGGGCCGCCGCGTCGACAACGTCGGCTTCTTCGCCGTGGACGACATCGAGCGGGTCTCGGATCCGGAGCTGTACGACCGGCTCCTGTCGGAGTTCCCCTCATGGCTGCGGGAGGCACGGCAGGCGGGGATCCTGCGCTGA
- a CDS encoding helix-turn-helix transcriptional regulator, with product MERTTVALRAQDPISRAGVASQLRARPEVSVMEWDAEDVSPEVVVIVVDTVDEEALRTLRHIQRTSTCRTVLVTTDIDEQKLVSAAECGVAGVVRRSESTPEHLVQVIGTVARGEGHLPSDLLGRLLEEVGRLQGQVLGPRGLHFTGLAAREVDVLRLVAEGYDTADIATKLAYSERTIKNVLHSVMTRLQLRNRSHAVAYAMRQGLI from the coding sequence ATGGAGCGCACCACTGTCGCGTTACGAGCCCAAGATCCGATATCGCGGGCCGGGGTCGCCAGCCAATTAAGAGCACGTCCCGAGGTCAGCGTCATGGAATGGGACGCCGAAGACGTCTCGCCCGAGGTCGTGGTCATCGTCGTGGACACGGTCGACGAGGAGGCGCTGCGAACCTTGCGCCACATCCAGCGCACCAGTACCTGCCGCACGGTTCTGGTCACCACGGACATCGACGAGCAGAAGCTCGTGAGCGCGGCGGAGTGCGGTGTCGCCGGTGTGGTCAGGCGCTCCGAGTCGACGCCGGAGCATCTGGTTCAGGTGATCGGTACGGTGGCGCGCGGCGAGGGACATCTGCCCTCAGACCTGCTCGGCCGCCTCCTCGAAGAGGTAGGCAGGCTTCAGGGCCAGGTCCTCGGCCCGCGCGGGCTGCACTTCACCGGACTGGCGGCACGAGAGGTCGATGTGCTGCGGCTGGTGGCCGAAGGTTATGACACAGCGGATATCGCGACGAAATTGGCGTATTCCGAGCGCACGATCAAGAACGTTCTGCATTCCGTGATGACCCGGCTGCAATTGCGCAATCGCTCGCACGCGGTGGCCTACGCGATGCGCCAGGGTCTTATCTGA
- a CDS encoding TetR family transcriptional regulator — protein MKTGQITSAGQASRRRLLDAATAEFAAYGIAGARVDRISATAQVNKAQLYAYFGNKDKLFDAVFAEHLDLIVDTVPVTGDDLPGYAVRLYDAYLVHPELVRLATWARLERTPTGDLFHFMPGHDTEKLRSITDAQAQGVVDPSIPAAEVLAMVTAMSMTWSPASVMYTASDDEPESAHDRRRAALALTVRRAFTL, from the coding sequence ATGAAGACGGGACAGATCACAAGCGCGGGCCAGGCGTCCCGGCGCCGACTGCTCGACGCCGCGACGGCGGAGTTCGCCGCGTACGGCATCGCGGGCGCACGCGTCGACCGGATCTCCGCCACCGCCCAGGTCAACAAGGCGCAGCTCTACGCGTACTTCGGCAACAAGGACAAGCTGTTCGACGCCGTCTTCGCCGAGCACCTGGACCTGATCGTGGACACGGTTCCCGTCACGGGCGACGATCTTCCCGGCTACGCGGTCCGGCTGTACGACGCCTATCTCGTCCATCCCGAACTCGTCCGCCTGGCCACCTGGGCCCGCCTCGAACGCACCCCCACCGGCGACCTGTTCCACTTCATGCCGGGGCACGACACCGAGAAACTGCGTTCGATCACCGACGCGCAGGCACAGGGCGTCGTCGATCCGTCGATCCCGGCGGCGGAAGTGCTCGCCATGGTCACGGCCATGTCGATGACCTGGTCGCCGGCCAGCGTCATGTACACCGCGAGCGACGACGAGCCGGAGTCCGCCCACGACCGCCGCCGCGCGGCGCTCGCGCTCACGGTGCGGCGGGCGTTCACGCTGTAG
- a CDS encoding ATP-binding protein, producing the protein MSTTTEDRLTPEQLRTLFLFESLSIEQLHWLAERGRVERRDAGEVVYREGDPATCFFVLLSGAISLHRVLHGDDVEVNRTDQRGVYSGATRAYLGDRVEQSYPHTMRAVSDAEFLVLPAEEFAYAVRTWFPMALHLLEGLFFGTRAANAIVNERERLLALASLSAGLTHELNNPAAAALRATAGLRERVTGMRHKLAMIADGRLDGAALHKLVGLQDDAVQRAAAGVEMTAMETSDAEDTVSDWLEERGLARAWDLAPSLVAAGIGVPWLTEAASTVGDEYFEGAVRWITYTIDTELMMGEIDDSVERISDLVGAARQYSQLDRTPLQIVDVHALIDATLTMLQAKIPGNVRVVREYEHDLPSIPAYGAELNQVWTNLIVNALDAMPDGGTLTLRTWREDKRLMVEIADTGVGIAKEVRPRIFEPFFTTKQVGEGTGLGLDISYRIVVNKHHGDLKVTSRPGDTRFQVCLPIEEEAVSPAAGESDGRASGEKVSPAADE; encoded by the coding sequence GTGAGCACCACAACGGAGGACCGGCTGACACCCGAGCAGCTGCGCACCCTCTTCCTGTTCGAGTCGCTGAGCATCGAACAGCTCCACTGGCTGGCGGAGCGCGGCCGGGTCGAGCGACGGGACGCCGGTGAGGTGGTGTACCGGGAGGGGGACCCGGCCACCTGCTTCTTCGTGCTGCTCAGCGGGGCCATCTCGCTCCACCGGGTCCTGCACGGCGACGACGTCGAGGTCAACAGGACCGACCAGCGGGGCGTGTACAGCGGCGCGACGCGGGCGTATCTGGGCGACCGGGTCGAGCAGTCGTATCCGCACACGATGCGCGCGGTCAGCGACGCCGAGTTCCTCGTCCTGCCGGCCGAGGAGTTCGCGTACGCGGTGCGCACCTGGTTCCCGATGGCGCTGCATTTGCTGGAGGGGCTGTTCTTCGGTACGCGGGCGGCCAACGCGATCGTCAACGAGCGGGAGCGGCTGCTGGCCCTGGCGTCGCTGTCCGCCGGTCTCACCCATGAGCTGAACAACCCCGCAGCGGCGGCCCTGCGGGCGACGGCCGGGCTGCGCGAGCGGGTCACGGGCATGCGGCACAAGCTGGCCATGATCGCCGACGGCCGGCTCGACGGGGCCGCGCTGCACAAGCTGGTGGGGCTCCAGGACGACGCCGTCCAGCGTGCCGCGGCGGGTGTCGAGATGACGGCGATGGAGACCTCCGACGCGGAGGACACCGTCAGCGACTGGCTGGAGGAGCGGGGGCTGGCCCGCGCGTGGGACCTGGCGCCGTCACTCGTGGCGGCGGGCATCGGGGTGCCGTGGCTGACGGAGGCGGCTTCCACGGTGGGCGACGAGTACTTCGAGGGGGCGGTGCGCTGGATCACCTACACCATCGACACCGAGCTGATGATGGGCGAGATCGACGACTCCGTGGAGCGGATCTCGGATCTGGTCGGGGCGGCCCGGCAGTACTCGCAGCTCGACCGCACCCCGTTGCAGATCGTCGACGTGCACGCCCTGATCGACGCCACGCTGACCATGCTCCAGGCCAAAATCCCGGGCAATGTCCGGGTGGTCAGGGAGTACGAGCACGACCTGCCGTCGATCCCCGCCTACGGTGCGGAGCTGAACCAGGTGTGGACGAATCTGATCGTCAACGCCCTGGACGCGATGCCGGACGGCGGCACGCTCACGCTGCGCACCTGGCGCGAGGACAAGCGGCTGATGGTGGAGATCGCGGACACGGGGGTGGGCATCGCGAAGGAGGTGCGGCCACGGATCTTCGAGCCGTTCTTCACGACCAAGCAGGTCGGCGAGGGCACGGGGCTGGGGCTGGACATCTCGTACCGCATCGTGGTCAACAAGCACCACGGGGACCTCAAGGTCACCTCGCGTCCGGGGGACACCCGTTTCCAGGTGTGCCTGCCGATCGAGGAGGAGGCGGTCAGCCCGGCGGCCGGGGAGTCGGACGGCCGAGCGTCCGGAGAGAAGGTCAGCCCAGCAGCTGATGAGTGA
- a CDS encoding HYR domain-containing protein, producing the protein MTGTPAAVRVPGAERVPVPPDPWVTPATLDEALDPGGSTGVAKQVRTPAIPPKPEVVLLVDGTASMGPSIESVQDNLPAITKKILDEHGDSRFAVATFGDQEGDVNAGFQVLQGLTDDLTLVQKQGVDRLETGLGGKSRGPSEDWINALWQIANGGDGKTVFREGSSPVVVLVSDASSHAPSNGHSIDDTIADLQDNNVRVIGVDVDTVVGDGLNGNGDAQNPGNPDYVEDPPTTPGQATRIITATGGRLLPGIVGDGVAQAIIDGFDNLPTAVGHRLDDCDPHLTVALDPPTRQLTSGGTAHFAETVDVSADAPQGTTLTCTVQFLQLGAQVPGTDALGPAAVPDPEFQQRISIAVNDINDPVVTVDDRTVRAEDDDGARIRFTATATDAQDGELPVTCDPASGARFPVGTTTVSCSATDSAGNTGTDTAEFEVLEPPVPPSSDIAVRVDVSPDRTYIGRPARAEFTLTNAGPDAATGVVLSAAWPAPPRAGDRTLPALNRCTAARPCTIPAGGRIEVTQTATYRVAITGDVRATVRGTLPDRRTANNRDTDRLRVLKPSLTVTPLVAKPGQPVLARGKDYPPGETVRLTWSLGITADRSGIRVGRDGTFEVQMLVLRKDTLGPRVLRADATDLPRLQKPVLVVQRNLQPPDFAGRS; encoded by the coding sequence GTGACGGGTACACCTGCGGCGGTACGCGTACCTGGAGCCGAACGCGTACCCGTACCTCCGGACCCATGGGTCACGCCGGCCACACTTGACGAGGCACTCGACCCAGGCGGTTCGACGGGTGTGGCCAAGCAGGTGCGGACGCCCGCGATCCCGCCGAAGCCGGAAGTGGTGCTGCTGGTGGACGGCACAGCGAGCATGGGTCCTTCGATCGAGAGCGTCCAGGACAACCTGCCCGCCATCACCAAGAAGATCCTGGACGAACACGGCGATTCGCGTTTCGCGGTCGCGACGTTCGGCGATCAGGAGGGTGACGTGAACGCGGGGTTCCAGGTCCTCCAAGGGCTGACGGACGATCTCACGCTGGTGCAGAAGCAGGGCGTCGACAGACTGGAGACCGGTCTCGGCGGTAAGAGCCGGGGCCCTTCGGAGGACTGGATCAACGCTCTGTGGCAGATCGCCAACGGCGGGGACGGCAAGACGGTGTTCCGGGAGGGCTCGAGCCCGGTCGTCGTGCTCGTCAGCGACGCCTCCAGCCACGCGCCGAGCAACGGCCACTCCATCGACGACACGATCGCCGACCTCCAGGACAACAACGTTCGGGTGATCGGCGTGGACGTGGACACCGTCGTCGGAGACGGCCTCAACGGCAACGGGGACGCGCAGAATCCAGGCAATCCGGACTACGTCGAGGACCCGCCCACCACCCCTGGTCAGGCCACGCGGATCATCACCGCCACTGGGGGCCGCCTGCTGCCCGGCATCGTTGGAGACGGGGTGGCCCAGGCGATCATCGACGGTTTCGACAATCTCCCCACCGCGGTCGGCCATCGCCTCGACGACTGCGACCCGCACCTGACCGTCGCCCTGGACCCGCCGACGAGACAGCTCACCAGCGGCGGGACCGCGCATTTCGCGGAGACCGTCGACGTGTCGGCCGACGCCCCCCAGGGCACCACCCTTACCTGCACGGTGCAGTTCCTCCAACTCGGCGCCCAGGTGCCGGGAACGGACGCGCTCGGCCCCGCCGCCGTACCCGATCCCGAGTTCCAGCAGCGGATCAGCATCGCCGTGAACGACATCAACGATCCGGTCGTCACCGTGGACGACCGTACGGTGAGGGCGGAGGACGACGACGGGGCGCGTATCCGATTCACCGCCACGGCCACGGACGCCCAGGACGGCGAACTGCCCGTGACCTGCGATCCCGCGTCGGGCGCGCGCTTCCCGGTCGGTACGACGACGGTCAGCTGTTCGGCCACGGACTCGGCGGGCAACACCGGTACGGACACGGCGGAGTTCGAGGTGCTGGAGCCTCCCGTACCGCCCTCGTCGGACATCGCGGTACGGGTGGACGTCAGCCCCGACCGTACGTACATCGGCCGCCCGGCCCGCGCCGAGTTCACGCTCACCAACGCGGGACCGGACGCGGCGACGGGTGTGGTCCTCTCGGCGGCGTGGCCGGCGCCGCCCCGTGCGGGCGACCGCACCCTGCCGGCTCTGAACCGCTGCACGGCCGCCCGGCCGTGCACGATTCCCGCCGGTGGCCGGATCGAGGTGACACAGACGGCGACCTACCGCGTGGCGATCACCGGCGACGTACGGGCCACGGTGCGCGGCACGCTGCCGGACCGCCGTACGGCGAACAACCGCGACACGGACCGGCTGCGCGTCCTGAAGCCCTCGCTCACCGTGACCCCGCTGGTCGCCAAGCCGGGCCAGCCCGTACTGGCGCGGGGCAAGGACTACCCACCGGGCGAGACCGTGCGCCTCACATGGTCCCTCGGCATCACGGCGGACAGGTCCGGCATACGGGTGGGCCGCGACGGCACCTTCGAGGTGCAGATGCTGGTGCTCCGCAAGGACACGCTCGGTCCGCGCGTACTGCGGGCGGACGCCACCGACCTGCCCCGGCTCCAGAAACCGGTCCTGGTGGTGCAACGCAACCTCCAGCCACCGGACTTCGCGGGCCGGTCATGA
- a CDS encoding FAD-dependent oxidoreductase: protein MANPTILTVDDDPAVSRAVARDIRRQYGESYRVVRAVSGEEALEALREIKLRGDQLAIMLADYRMPRMNGLEFLEAAMDLFPLARRVLLTAYADTDAAIDAINVVDLDHYLLKPWSPPEQNLYPVIDSLLELWLATPDPGVTETRVVGHRWSAPSFAVRDFLARNLVPYRWLISDEPEGGRLLAAAGLTQADVPTVVTSDGKTLVNPSERELAAHVGLSTVPASDFYDLVVVGGGPAGLGAAVYGASEGLRTLLVEQQATGGQAGQSSRIENYLGFPDGVSGRQLTERARRQALKFGAEILSTQRVVALDAAGSGRVLRLGEESAVTAHTVVLATGVSYRRLGAVGVEELTGTGVFYGSTVTEAINCSDEEVYIVGGANSAGQAAVYFSRYARRVHVLIRQGDLTRSMSSYLIDQLNDIDVIEVHPWTEVTCAEGDGHLQSLTLRDSRSGESRDVPTSWLFVFIGAEPHTDWLDGAVTRDERGFVVTGTDLMTSGRRPAGWGLPRDPYHLETSVPGVFAAGDVRATSVKRVASAVGEGAMAVSLVHRYLEAQ from the coding sequence ATGGCAAATCCGACAATTCTGACCGTCGACGACGATCCGGCCGTCTCCCGGGCCGTCGCCCGCGACATCCGGCGGCAGTACGGCGAGAGCTACCGCGTCGTACGCGCCGTGTCGGGCGAGGAGGCGCTGGAAGCGCTGCGGGAGATCAAGCTGCGTGGGGACCAGCTCGCGATCATGCTGGCCGACTACCGGATGCCCCGGATGAACGGCCTTGAATTCCTCGAAGCCGCGATGGATCTCTTCCCCCTGGCCCGCCGGGTGCTGCTGACCGCGTACGCGGACACCGACGCCGCGATCGACGCCATCAACGTCGTGGATCTCGACCACTATCTGCTCAAGCCGTGGAGTCCGCCGGAGCAGAACCTCTACCCGGTGATCGACTCGCTCCTGGAGCTGTGGCTGGCGACCCCGGATCCGGGTGTCACGGAGACCCGCGTGGTCGGCCACCGGTGGTCGGCGCCGTCCTTCGCCGTACGGGACTTCCTGGCCCGCAACCTCGTGCCGTACCGGTGGCTGATCTCGGACGAGCCGGAGGGCGGCCGGCTGCTGGCCGCCGCCGGACTCACCCAGGCGGACGTGCCGACGGTCGTCACCTCCGACGGAAAGACGCTGGTGAACCCCTCGGAGCGGGAGCTGGCCGCGCACGTCGGGCTGAGCACCGTACCGGCATCCGACTTCTACGACCTGGTGGTCGTCGGCGGCGGCCCCGCCGGTCTCGGCGCGGCCGTCTACGGCGCGTCCGAAGGGCTCCGGACGCTGCTGGTGGAGCAGCAGGCGACCGGCGGGCAGGCCGGGCAGAGCAGCCGGATCGAGAACTATCTGGGTTTCCCCGACGGTGTGTCGGGGCGGCAGTTGACGGAGCGGGCCCGCCGCCAGGCGCTCAAGTTCGGGGCGGAGATCCTCAGCACCCAGCGGGTGGTCGCGCTGGACGCGGCGGGCTCCGGCCGCGTGCTGCGCCTGGGCGAGGAGAGCGCGGTCACCGCTCACACCGTGGTCCTGGCCACCGGGGTCTCCTACCGGAGGCTCGGCGCGGTCGGCGTGGAGGAGCTGACCGGCACCGGGGTCTTCTACGGGTCCACCGTGACCGAGGCGATCAACTGCTCCGACGAGGAGGTCTACATCGTCGGCGGCGCCAACTCCGCCGGGCAGGCGGCCGTGTACTTCTCCCGTTACGCGCGCCGTGTGCATGTGCTGATCCGCCAGGGCGATCTGACGCGTTCGATGTCGAGCTATCTGATCGACCAGCTCAACGACATCGACGTCATCGAGGTCCATCCGTGGACCGAGGTGACGTGCGCGGAGGGCGACGGGCATCTGCAGAGCCTGACCCTGCGCGACTCCCGGTCCGGGGAGAGCAGGGACGTGCCGACGTCGTGGCTGTTCGTCTTCATCGGCGCCGAGCCCCACACCGACTGGCTGGACGGCGCCGTCACCCGCGACGAGCGCGGCTTCGTCGTCACCGGCACGGATCTCATGACGAGCGGGCGGCGCCCGGCGGGCTGGGGCCTGCCGCGCGATCCGTACCACCTGGAGACGAGCGTCCCGGGTGTCTTCGCGGCGGGGGACGTGCGCGCCACCTCGGTCAAGCGTGTCGCGTCCGCCGTCGGTGAGGGCGCCATGGCCGTTTCCCTGGTGCATCGATATCTGGAGGCACAGTGA
- a CDS encoding DUF4157 domain-containing protein, which translates to MNAHDLGHDHDLDRDLDHGNDHDHDHGNDREQVPDHEGDRHGHAHHLYRAAADGRTDVIGTAGMGTLQRAVGNRALGPVMQRSRSGSPDRPEAEEERRSPVHEVVSSGGSPLDADTRADMENRMGADFSDVRVHNDAAAHESAKGVGAHAYTVGNSVVFQRDAYDPSSPQGRTTLAHELTHVIQQREGPVEGTEAPGGIRVSDPSDRFEREAVANADRVLADPVSATPPTSTSDGVSVSAPATTAATLQRAATDDEEEQPADVQGSFVQRAATGGPEEEEEAPPA; encoded by the coding sequence ATGAACGCACACGACCTCGGTCATGACCACGACCTCGACCGCGACCTCGATCACGGCAACGATCACGACCACGATCACGGCAACGACCGCGAGCAGGTGCCTGATCATGAGGGCGACCGGCACGGCCACGCCCACCACCTCTACCGCGCCGCGGCCGACGGGCGGACCGATGTGATCGGCACCGCCGGGATGGGCACGCTCCAGCGGGCCGTCGGCAACAGAGCGCTCGGCCCGGTGATGCAGCGCTCGCGCAGCGGTTCACCGGACCGGCCCGAGGCCGAGGAGGAGCGGCGTTCACCGGTCCACGAGGTCGTGTCGTCGGGCGGCTCCCCGCTGGACGCGGACACCCGCGCGGACATGGAGAACCGGATGGGCGCGGACTTCTCCGACGTACGCGTCCACAACGACGCCGCCGCCCACGAGTCGGCGAAGGGCGTCGGCGCGCACGCGTACACCGTGGGCAACAGCGTGGTCTTTCAACGCGACGCGTACGACCCGTCGTCGCCGCAGGGCCGCACCACGCTCGCCCATGAACTGACGCATGTGATCCAGCAGCGGGAAGGGCCGGTGGAGGGGACGGAGGCGCCCGGCGGCATCCGGGTCAGCGACCCCTCCGACCGCTTCGAGCGGGAGGCTGTCGCGAACGCGGACCGCGTGCTGGCGGACCCGGTGTCTGCCACGCCGCCCACGAGCACATCTGACGGTGTGTCAGTCTCTGCTCCGGCGACCACCGCCGCCACCCTACAGCGGGCGGCGACTGATGACGAGGAGGAGCAACCGGCCGACGTGCAGGGCTCGTTCGTCCAGCGGGCCGCGACGGGCGGTCCCGAGGAGGAGGAAGAGGCGCCGCCGGCCTGA
- a CDS encoding UBP-type zinc finger domain-containing protein, giving the protein MGTCTDLANATADVAPLSRTDECVDCVALDRRDWVHLRLCLSCGHVGCCDSSPLRHATEHFTQTGHPVMRSLEPGEEWRWCFTHQLLG; this is encoded by the coding sequence ATGGGTACATGTACAGATCTCGCCAACGCGACTGCTGACGTGGCGCCCCTCTCGCGCACCGACGAATGCGTCGACTGTGTCGCACTCGACCGCCGGGACTGGGTCCATCTGCGGCTCTGTCTGTCCTGCGGACACGTCGGATGCTGCGACAGCTCACCGCTGCGGCACGCGACCGAACACTTCACACAGACCGGTCACCCCGTCATGCGCTCCCTGGAGCCCGGCGAGGAGTGGCGCTGGTGCTTCACTCATCAGCTGCTGGGCTGA
- a CDS encoding NAD(P)-dependent alcohol dehydrogenase produces the protein MRNATGWAAHRQGGPLEPWDFTRRDLLGDDVAVRVEYCGVCATDISAVNHGSEFPVVPGHEMVGEITATGDAVTRFRVGDKVAVGNIIDSCGVCPPCLAGRENWCLRYPTLTYGSTDPKDGLTTRGGYSSEYVLPERFTYHLPEGLDPAAAAPLMCAGITTYVPLKRWGAGPGRTVGIVGMGGLGHLALKIAHHMGAEVVQFTRTADKADEARALGADDVVLSTDEKEMAAQTGRFDLILDTVGAAHSLEPYMAALAMDGTLCVVGIPPGDLTVSPLSLIVGAKTLAGAGSGGTAETREMLDFCAEHGIVADVEVMRPDQVNEALDRLARNDVRYRFVLDMAAGGGGRSADKNTDENTYESTDKATG, from the coding sequence ATGAGGAACGCCACCGGATGGGCCGCCCACCGACAGGGCGGCCCGCTGGAGCCCTGGGACTTCACCCGCCGCGATCTCCTCGGCGACGACGTCGCCGTACGGGTGGAGTACTGCGGTGTCTGCGCCACCGACATCTCCGCCGTCAACCACGGCAGCGAGTTCCCGGTCGTACCCGGCCACGAGATGGTCGGCGAGATCACCGCGACCGGCGACGCCGTGACCCGTTTCCGGGTCGGCGACAAGGTCGCGGTGGGCAACATCATCGACTCCTGCGGCGTCTGCCCGCCCTGCCTGGCCGGCCGGGAGAACTGGTGCCTGCGGTATCCGACGCTGACCTACGGCAGCACCGACCCGAAGGACGGCCTCACGACGCGGGGCGGCTACTCCTCCGAGTACGTACTGCCGGAGAGGTTCACGTACCACCTGCCCGAAGGGCTCGACCCGGCCGCCGCCGCGCCGCTGATGTGCGCGGGCATCACCACGTACGTACCGCTGAAGCGGTGGGGAGCGGGGCCCGGCCGGACGGTCGGCATCGTCGGTATGGGCGGGCTGGGACATCTCGCACTGAAGATCGCCCATCACATGGGCGCCGAGGTCGTCCAGTTCACGCGCACGGCCGACAAGGCGGACGAGGCGCGCGCTCTCGGCGCGGACGACGTCGTCCTGTCGACGGACGAGAAGGAGATGGCCGCGCAGACGGGCCGCTTCGACCTCATCCTCGACACGGTCGGCGCCGCGCATTCGCTGGAGCCGTACATGGCCGCGCTCGCGATGGACGGCACGCTGTGCGTGGTGGGCATCCCGCCGGGGGACCTCACCGTCAGCCCGCTGAGCCTGATCGTCGGTGCGAAGACGCTGGCGGGCGCGGGGAGCGGCGGGACCGCCGAGACGCGGGAGATGCTCGACTTCTGCGCCGAGCACGGCATCGTGGCTGATGTGGAGGTCATGCGCCCGGACCAGGTCAACGAGGCGCTGGACCGGCTCGCACGCAACGATGTCCGGTACCGGTTCGTCCTGGACATGGCGGCGGGTGGCGGCGGCAGGAGCGCCGACAAGAACACCGACGAGAACACCTACGAGAGCACCGACAAGGCGACCGGGTGA
- a CDS encoding TerD family protein produces the protein MGVSLSKGGNVSLSKEAPGLTAVLIGLGWDARSTTGADFDLDASALLVNAAGKVPSDQHFIFYNNLKSPDGSVEHTGDNLTGEGEGDDESLKVNLAGVPADVDKIVFPVSIHEAESRSQSFGQVRNAFIRVVNQDGGAELARYDLTEDASTETAMVFGELYRNGAEWKFRAVGQGYASGLSGIATDFGVGV, from the coding sequence GTGGGAGTTTCCCTCTCCAAAGGCGGCAACGTTTCGCTCAGCAAGGAGGCGCCGGGCCTGACGGCGGTGCTCATCGGCCTGGGCTGGGACGCGCGCAGCACGACCGGCGCCGACTTCGACCTCGACGCGAGCGCGCTGCTGGTCAACGCGGCCGGCAAGGTCCCCTCCGACCAGCACTTCATCTTCTACAACAACCTCAAGAGCCCCGACGGTTCGGTCGAGCACACCGGTGACAACCTCACCGGTGAGGGCGAGGGCGACGACGAGTCGCTGAAGGTCAACCTCGCCGGCGTCCCCGCCGACGTCGACAAGATCGTCTTCCCGGTCTCCATCCACGAGGCCGAGTCGCGCAGCCAGAGCTTCGGCCAGGTCCGCAACGCGTTCATCCGCGTGGTGAACCAGGACGGCGGCGCGGAACTCGCGCGCTACGACCTCACCGAGGACGCCTCGACGGAGACCGCGATGGTCTTCGGCGAGCTGTACCGCAACGGCGCGGAGTGGAAGTTCCGTGCCGTGGGCCAGGGTTACGCCTCCGGCCTCTCCGGCATCGCCACCGACTTCGGCGTCGGCGTCTGA